Proteins encoded by one window of Halictus rubicundus isolate RS-2024b chromosome 18, iyHalRubi1_principal, whole genome shotgun sequence:
- the Spri gene encoding src homology 2 domain-containing protein sprint isoform X6: MLSELCTTPNSYDRSDVFLEPYLQQHGTVQVVSSPSTPPPNPLQHHQLTQLHHVQSEESLSSEGSATSGGSSSTTEDSGSEVACDITLIERLIRSHPIWFLPGIQRAGAFHLLQGKEEGNFVVRQSSQSDTMALSVRLPPGKGPYIEHYLIQANMGKLSLETSENRFDNIPSLIAHYSQCCDELPVQLTLPRAMREAKNRQQLSSLALLGQEFWRYPMANPKPPESSSSNTSSLSSFRGGNNNHSNNNNNIHTPTTESIVLNLAPISSHDTRSSSPTTAVTSSTFASSLPRQPRPTPPNTLNLTTFNEPMDVKKISPSEKLSQKLISPNLVQSVRCPSPVVHNVENNVLSPAQDSKINFESKSTAETSKSTIVELSRTTRFASMNTATTNFHQNVSTFNNLSCTNSPVLPEIRNIIGENHAIAQNVKTPPPPPPRWAKPGMAHTQNNFTVTTTVTFNVNQTTDVCSSQQNTPSDPNTSLLSPQSATSNKSLTSNFSVKSPLSPTTPVLSPMSKLVPNTGVKTPNVLSPTTPSSTSKSKRRRDREARKNSQHYQESDILESYYRSSPGDKISDYEDIWNTTDQSNQSTWSPNDKFVRNDGSTNHQEQRILRNSNDRLMVQDRSSNPADRAFNDRLTTNELIVRNDRMILRNDKSIGNEKLSYKEMTSPEFSSFKPVQDMKTGEHGNGSPEETGMGRRPDLLSRVCSANSLNSPSTITPPRNKLGLMLAKSESNSPLTPESKQGSPFYAEPADAIAQSAAIIPRRRARNNPATNKYRHSEPGWLQTPIGANSNQLHPIDWEEHEETEDKTPLISSSVDNLAKRLSTKDVKKIPRAKPVQPPKIRTKVFNDTSWAVDSSWEFIGNEGEDCEPDYDCDADYEGDNVARMFPDEECDRDVVGNTLTVQSIILQRYPELLKPPDTSESLYSDRNSSYDNVEKRNEREDLADSRKEQTYDSSEWETPLETDESDVERMNKSKSIKERLDSLLSPPRLQALKNRDNGGTGSTIRSYALQLAADKTTTFSQNIDNFIQCTKEGKEGSPHVVMRNMRQFMSGMKNYLVKHGEREFEKEVEKERVKLKANEFLNLDAILEGVMMGLVVRPLREHVYRLFVEHYATTGSLQTLAESIQHAQGKHVQDLGVRPKIIPPSDSSLERILKYIDRLQRADSPLDKLENLLAAISAIFNSVKHANSGRHVTLGADDLLPLLVWVLVRGKVVDAEVEAEYMWGLLHPSLLTGEGGYYLTTLSSAVHVLKTFKSSQGTMSTLNVSGCGTPDCSSVLRILVPDELHGSLNTRTLPVRPNMNTREICRILAHKIRCTNPQDYGLFKLVQGEETLLGDHECPQELSHCLFAYKRIDAKIAWPRTSS; encoded by the exons GAGCGATGTCTTCCTGGAACCGTACCTGCAGCAGCACGGAACCGTTCAGGTTGTCAGCTCGCCGAGCACGCCTCCGCCAAATCCGCTGCAACATCATCAGCTTACGCAGCTACATCATGTACAG AGCGAGGAGTCGCTCTCGTCGGAGGGCTCGGCGACCTCGGGTGGATCTTCGAGCACCACGGAAGATTCTGGCAGCGAGGTCGCCTGCGACATCACCCTGATCGAGAGGCTTATACGGTCTCATCCGATCTGGTTCCTTCCTGGGATCCAAAGGGCCGGCGCTTTCCACTTGTTGCAAGGCAAAGAGGAAGGG AACTTCGTGGTCCGGCAGTCGAGTCAGAGCGACACAATGGCACTTTCCGTGCGACTGCCGCCAGGAAAGGGACCGTACATCGAGCACTACCTGATCCAAGCCAACATGGGGAAACTGAGCTTGGAAACCAGCGAGAACAGGTTCGACAACATCCCCTCGCTGATCGCCCACTATTCTCAGTGTTG TGACGAATTGCCGGTCCAATTGACACTGCCAAGGGCGATGCGCGAGGCCAAGAATAGGCAGCAACTCTCCTCCCTGGCTCTTCTGGGTCAGGAGTTCTGGAGATACCCAATGGCGAATCCGAAACCGCCggaaagcagcagcagcaacacgTCGAGCTTGAGCAGTTTTCGTGGCG gAAATAATAACCACagcaataacaacaacaacattcACACACCGACCACCGAGAGCATCGTGCTGAATCTCGCACCGATATCGTCGCACGATACAC GAAGCTCATCGCCGACGACGGCCGTGACGTCGTCGACGTTCGCGTCGTCGTTGCCGCGACAGCCGCGGCCAACGCCGCCGAACACGTTGAACCTGACAACGTTCAACGAGCCGATGGACGTTAAAAAGATATCGCCCAGCGAGAAGCTGTCCCAGAAACTGATCTCGCCGAATCTGGTGCAGAGCGTGCGTTGTCCGTCGCCCGTGGTCCACAACGTGGAGAACAACGTGCTGAGTCCGGCGCAGGACTCGAAGATCAACTTCGAGTCGAAGAGCACCGCGGAAACCTCGAAATCCACGATAGTCGAACTGTCCAGGACGACCAGATTCGCGTCGATGAACACCGCGACCACGAATTTCCATCAGAACGTCTCCACGTTCAACAATCTGTCCTGCACGAACTCGCCGGTGCTGCCGGAGATCAGGAACATCATTGGCGAGAATCATGCGATCGCGCAGAATGTGAAGACACCGCCACCACCGCCCCCGCGATGGGCCAAGCCTGGGATGGCGCATACGCAAAACAACTTCACGGTCACCACCACGGTGACGTTCAACGTGAACCAGACCACCGACGTCTGCAGTTCGCAG CAGAACACTCCGTCGGACCCGAACACGTCGCTGCTCAGTCCGCAGAGCGCGACGTCGAACAAATCGCTGACGTCGAACTTCTCCGTGAAGTCGCCGTTGTCGCCGACCACACCGGTGCTCTCGCCGATGTCCAAACTAGTCCCGAACACCGGCGTCAAAACGCCGAACGTCCTCTCGCCGACGACACCGTCGAGCACCAGCAAGTCGAAGCGAAGACGAGACCGAGAGGCGCGCAAGAACTCGCAGCACTACCAGGAATCGGACATCCTGGAGTCGTACTACCGCAGCTCGCCGGGCGACAAGATCTCCGACTACGAGGACATCTGGAACACGACCGACCAGTCGAACCAGTCGACCTGGTCGCCGAACGACAAGTTCGTCAGGAACGACGGCTCGACGAATCATCAGGAACAACGGATCCTGAGGAACTCGAACGACCGGCTGATGGTCCAGGACAGATCGTCGAATCCAGCCGACAGGGCTTTCAACGACCGACTAACCACCAACGAGCTGATCGTCAGGAACGACAGGATGATTCTGAGGAACGACAAGTCGATCGGCAACGAGAAACTCAGCTACAAAGAGATGACCAGCCCGGAGTTCAGCAGCTTCAAGCCTGTCCAGGACATGAAGACCGGCGAACACGGGAACGGCTCGCCCGAGGAGACTGGAATGGGGAGGAGACCCGATCTGTTGTCTCGAGTTT GTAGTGCGAATTCGTTGAACAGTCCGAGCACCATAACGCCTCCCAGGAACAAGCTCGGGCTCATGCTGGCAAAGTCGGAGAGCAATAGTCCTCTGACGCCGGAGTCGAAACAAGGTAGTCCATTTTACGCGGAGCCGGCGGATGCTATAGCGCAGAGCGCAGCGATCATACCGAGAAGACGAGCCAGGAACAATCCAGCTACGAACAAGTATCGACATAGCGAGCCAGGCTGGCTGCAGACACCGATCGGTGCTAACTCGAATCAGCTTCATCCGATCGACTGGGAGGAGCACGAGGAGACAGAGGACAAAACGCCTCTGATATCGTCCTCTGTCGACAACCTGGCCAAGAGACTCAGCACCAAGGACGTCAAGAAGATCCCGAGAGCCAAGCCTGTGCAACCACCAAAGATCAGGACCAAGGTGTTCAACGATACCTCCTGGGCTGTAGACTCCAGCTGGGAGTTCATTG GGAACGAGGGAGAGGACTGCGAACCAGACTACGACTGTGATGCGGATTACGAGGGCGATAACGTTGCCAGAATGTTCCCGGACGAGGAGTGCGACAGGGACGTTGTTGGGAACACTTTGACCGTTCAGAGTATCATTCTCCAACG GTACCCAGAGTTGTTGAAGCCACCAGACACGTCGGAGTCGCTGTACAGTGACAGAAACTCCTCGTATGACAACGTCGAGAAAAGGAACGAGAGGGAGGACCTCGCAGACTCCAGAAAGGAGCAAACCTATGACTCCTCCGAATGGGAAACGCCGCTGGAGACGGACGAGAGCGACGTGGAGAGGATGAACAAGAGCAAGAGCATCAAGGAGCGGCTGGACTCCCTCCTGT CACCGCCAAGGTTACAAGCCCTGAAGAACCGAGACAATGGAGGGACCGGGTCCACGATTAGGTCGTACGCCCTTCAGCTCGCCGCCGATAAAACTACCACCTTCTCTCAGAACATCGACAACTTCATCCAGTGCACGAAGGAGGGCAAAGAGGGCAGTCCCCACGTGGTCATGAGAAACATGCGGCAGTTCATGTCCGGGATGAAGAACTACTTGGTGAAGCACGGCGAGAGAGAGTTCGAGAAAGAAGTCGAGAAGGAGAGGGTGAAACTGAAAGCGAACGAGTTCCTGAACCTGGACGCCATCTTGGAGGGAGTGATGATGGGCCTCGTGGTCAGACCGCTCAGGGAACACGTCTACAGACTGTTTGTCGAGCATTATGCGACCACCGGGTCCCTGCAGACCCTAGCCGAGAGCATACAGCACGCCCAGGGGAAACACGTGCAGGACCTTGGTGTTCGA CCAAAGATCATACCACCGTCAGACTCGAGCCTGGAGCGGATCCTCAAGTATATAGACAGACTTCAGAGAGCGGATTCGCCCCTGGACAAGCTGGAGAACTTGCTAGCAGCCATTTCTGCGATCTTCAATTCC GTGAAACATGCAAATTCTGGGAGACACGTGACGCTGGGAGCAGACGACCTTCTACCTCTTCTTGTTTGGGTCCTGGTCCGTGGCAAAGTCGTAGATGCCGAAGTGGAAGCAGAGTACATGTGGGGTCTGCTTCATCCTTCTCTTCTCACTGGCGAAGGAGGATACTATCTGACGACGCTGTCCAGCGCGGTGCACGTGTTGAAGACGTTCAAGTCTAGCCAGGGAACTATGTCTACCTTAAATGTTAGC GGCTGTGGAACACCGGACTGTTCATCCGTACTACGAATCTTAGTGCCAGATGAACTACACGGATCCTTGAACACCAGAACCCTTCCTGTACGGCCCAACATGAACACCAGAGAGATTTGTCGTATCCTCGCGCATAAAATAAGGTGTACCAACCCCCAGGACTACGGGCTGTTCAAGTTGGTCCAAGGAGAAG AAACTCTACTTGGTGACCACGAGTGCCCCCAAGAGCTCTCTCACTGCCTTTTCGCGTACAAGCGAATCGACGCCAAGATTGCCTGGCCAAGAACCAGTTCTTAA
- the Spri gene encoding src homology 2 domain-containing protein sprint isoform X3 — protein MLPPILNNINSDILTLYTNPGSGRSVATRATRGRYAEIGVKRSDVFLEPYLQQHGTVQVVSSPSTPPPNPLQHHQLTQLHHVQSEESLSSEGSATSGGSSSTTEDSGSEVACDITLIERLIRSHPIWFLPGIQRAGAFHLLQGKEEGNFVVRQSSQSDTMALSVRLPPGKGPYIEHYLIQANMGKLSLETSENRFDNIPSLIAHYSQCCDELPVQLTLPRAMREAKNRQQLSSLALLGQEFWRYPMANPKPPESSSSNTSSLSSFRGGNNNHSNNNNNIHTPTTESIVLNLAPISSHDTRSSSPTTAVTSSTFASSLPRQPRPTPPNTLNLTTFNEPMDVKKISPSEKLSQKLISPNLVQSVRCPSPVVHNVENNVLSPAQDSKINFESKSTAETSKSTIVELSRTTRFASMNTATTNFHQNVSTFNNLSCTNSPVLPEIRNIIGENHAIAQNVKTPPPPPPRWAKPGMAHTQNNFTVTTTVTFNVNQTTDVCSSQQNTPSDPNTSLLSPQSATSNKSLTSNFSVKSPLSPTTPVLSPMSKLVPNTGVKTPNVLSPTTPSSTSKSKRRRDREARKNSQHYQESDILESYYRSSPGDKISDYEDIWNTTDQSNQSTWSPNDKFVRNDGSTNHQEQRILRNSNDRLMVQDRSSNPADRAFNDRLTTNELIVRNDRMILRNDKSIGNEKLSYKEMTSPEFSSFKPVQDMKTGEHGNGSPEETGMGRRPDLLSRVCSANSLNSPSTITPPRNKLGLMLAKSESNSPLTPESKQGSPFYAEPADAIAQSAAIIPRRRARNNPATNKYRHSEPGWLQTPIGANSNQLHPIDWEEHEETEDKTPLISSSVDNLAKRLSTKDVKKIPRAKPVQPPKIRTKVFNDTSWAVDSSWEFIGNEGEDCEPDYDCDADYEGDNVARMFPDEECDRDVVGNTLTVQSIILQRYPELLKPPDTSESLYSDRNSSYDNVEKRNEREDLADSRKEQTYDSSEWETPLETDESDVERMNKSKSIKERLDSLLSPPRLQALKNRDNGGTGSTIRSYALQLAADKTTTFSQNIDNFIQCTKEGKEGSPHVVMRNMRQFMSGMKNYLVKHGEREFEKEVEKERVKLKANEFLNLDAILEGVMMGLVVRPLREHVYRLFVEHYATTGSLQTLAESIQHAQGKHVQDLGVRPKIIPPSDSSLERILKYIDRLQRADSPLDKLENLLAAISAIFNSVKHANSGRHVTLGADDLLPLLVWVLVRGKVVDAEVEAEYMWGLLHPSLLTGEGGYYLTTLSSAVHVLKTFKSSQGTMSTLNGCGTPDCSSVLRILVPDELHGSLNTRTLPVRPNMNTREICRILAHKIRCTNPQDYGLFKLVQGEETLLGDHECPQELSHCLFAYKRIDAKIAWPRTSS, from the exons GAGCGATGTCTTCCTGGAACCGTACCTGCAGCAGCACGGAACCGTTCAGGTTGTCAGCTCGCCGAGCACGCCTCCGCCAAATCCGCTGCAACATCATCAGCTTACGCAGCTACATCATGTACAG AGCGAGGAGTCGCTCTCGTCGGAGGGCTCGGCGACCTCGGGTGGATCTTCGAGCACCACGGAAGATTCTGGCAGCGAGGTCGCCTGCGACATCACCCTGATCGAGAGGCTTATACGGTCTCATCCGATCTGGTTCCTTCCTGGGATCCAAAGGGCCGGCGCTTTCCACTTGTTGCAAGGCAAAGAGGAAGGG AACTTCGTGGTCCGGCAGTCGAGTCAGAGCGACACAATGGCACTTTCCGTGCGACTGCCGCCAGGAAAGGGACCGTACATCGAGCACTACCTGATCCAAGCCAACATGGGGAAACTGAGCTTGGAAACCAGCGAGAACAGGTTCGACAACATCCCCTCGCTGATCGCCCACTATTCTCAGTGTTG TGACGAATTGCCGGTCCAATTGACACTGCCAAGGGCGATGCGCGAGGCCAAGAATAGGCAGCAACTCTCCTCCCTGGCTCTTCTGGGTCAGGAGTTCTGGAGATACCCAATGGCGAATCCGAAACCGCCggaaagcagcagcagcaacacgTCGAGCTTGAGCAGTTTTCGTGGCG gAAATAATAACCACagcaataacaacaacaacattcACACACCGACCACCGAGAGCATCGTGCTGAATCTCGCACCGATATCGTCGCACGATACAC GAAGCTCATCGCCGACGACGGCCGTGACGTCGTCGACGTTCGCGTCGTCGTTGCCGCGACAGCCGCGGCCAACGCCGCCGAACACGTTGAACCTGACAACGTTCAACGAGCCGATGGACGTTAAAAAGATATCGCCCAGCGAGAAGCTGTCCCAGAAACTGATCTCGCCGAATCTGGTGCAGAGCGTGCGTTGTCCGTCGCCCGTGGTCCACAACGTGGAGAACAACGTGCTGAGTCCGGCGCAGGACTCGAAGATCAACTTCGAGTCGAAGAGCACCGCGGAAACCTCGAAATCCACGATAGTCGAACTGTCCAGGACGACCAGATTCGCGTCGATGAACACCGCGACCACGAATTTCCATCAGAACGTCTCCACGTTCAACAATCTGTCCTGCACGAACTCGCCGGTGCTGCCGGAGATCAGGAACATCATTGGCGAGAATCATGCGATCGCGCAGAATGTGAAGACACCGCCACCACCGCCCCCGCGATGGGCCAAGCCTGGGATGGCGCATACGCAAAACAACTTCACGGTCACCACCACGGTGACGTTCAACGTGAACCAGACCACCGACGTCTGCAGTTCGCAG CAGAACACTCCGTCGGACCCGAACACGTCGCTGCTCAGTCCGCAGAGCGCGACGTCGAACAAATCGCTGACGTCGAACTTCTCCGTGAAGTCGCCGTTGTCGCCGACCACACCGGTGCTCTCGCCGATGTCCAAACTAGTCCCGAACACCGGCGTCAAAACGCCGAACGTCCTCTCGCCGACGACACCGTCGAGCACCAGCAAGTCGAAGCGAAGACGAGACCGAGAGGCGCGCAAGAACTCGCAGCACTACCAGGAATCGGACATCCTGGAGTCGTACTACCGCAGCTCGCCGGGCGACAAGATCTCCGACTACGAGGACATCTGGAACACGACCGACCAGTCGAACCAGTCGACCTGGTCGCCGAACGACAAGTTCGTCAGGAACGACGGCTCGACGAATCATCAGGAACAACGGATCCTGAGGAACTCGAACGACCGGCTGATGGTCCAGGACAGATCGTCGAATCCAGCCGACAGGGCTTTCAACGACCGACTAACCACCAACGAGCTGATCGTCAGGAACGACAGGATGATTCTGAGGAACGACAAGTCGATCGGCAACGAGAAACTCAGCTACAAAGAGATGACCAGCCCGGAGTTCAGCAGCTTCAAGCCTGTCCAGGACATGAAGACCGGCGAACACGGGAACGGCTCGCCCGAGGAGACTGGAATGGGGAGGAGACCCGATCTGTTGTCTCGAGTTT GTAGTGCGAATTCGTTGAACAGTCCGAGCACCATAACGCCTCCCAGGAACAAGCTCGGGCTCATGCTGGCAAAGTCGGAGAGCAATAGTCCTCTGACGCCGGAGTCGAAACAAGGTAGTCCATTTTACGCGGAGCCGGCGGATGCTATAGCGCAGAGCGCAGCGATCATACCGAGAAGACGAGCCAGGAACAATCCAGCTACGAACAAGTATCGACATAGCGAGCCAGGCTGGCTGCAGACACCGATCGGTGCTAACTCGAATCAGCTTCATCCGATCGACTGGGAGGAGCACGAGGAGACAGAGGACAAAACGCCTCTGATATCGTCCTCTGTCGACAACCTGGCCAAGAGACTCAGCACCAAGGACGTCAAGAAGATCCCGAGAGCCAAGCCTGTGCAACCACCAAAGATCAGGACCAAGGTGTTCAACGATACCTCCTGGGCTGTAGACTCCAGCTGGGAGTTCATTG GGAACGAGGGAGAGGACTGCGAACCAGACTACGACTGTGATGCGGATTACGAGGGCGATAACGTTGCCAGAATGTTCCCGGACGAGGAGTGCGACAGGGACGTTGTTGGGAACACTTTGACCGTTCAGAGTATCATTCTCCAACG GTACCCAGAGTTGTTGAAGCCACCAGACACGTCGGAGTCGCTGTACAGTGACAGAAACTCCTCGTATGACAACGTCGAGAAAAGGAACGAGAGGGAGGACCTCGCAGACTCCAGAAAGGAGCAAACCTATGACTCCTCCGAATGGGAAACGCCGCTGGAGACGGACGAGAGCGACGTGGAGAGGATGAACAAGAGCAAGAGCATCAAGGAGCGGCTGGACTCCCTCCTGT CACCGCCAAGGTTACAAGCCCTGAAGAACCGAGACAATGGAGGGACCGGGTCCACGATTAGGTCGTACGCCCTTCAGCTCGCCGCCGATAAAACTACCACCTTCTCTCAGAACATCGACAACTTCATCCAGTGCACGAAGGAGGGCAAAGAGGGCAGTCCCCACGTGGTCATGAGAAACATGCGGCAGTTCATGTCCGGGATGAAGAACTACTTGGTGAAGCACGGCGAGAGAGAGTTCGAGAAAGAAGTCGAGAAGGAGAGGGTGAAACTGAAAGCGAACGAGTTCCTGAACCTGGACGCCATCTTGGAGGGAGTGATGATGGGCCTCGTGGTCAGACCGCTCAGGGAACACGTCTACAGACTGTTTGTCGAGCATTATGCGACCACCGGGTCCCTGCAGACCCTAGCCGAGAGCATACAGCACGCCCAGGGGAAACACGTGCAGGACCTTGGTGTTCGA CCAAAGATCATACCACCGTCAGACTCGAGCCTGGAGCGGATCCTCAAGTATATAGACAGACTTCAGAGAGCGGATTCGCCCCTGGACAAGCTGGAGAACTTGCTAGCAGCCATTTCTGCGATCTTCAATTCC GTGAAACATGCAAATTCTGGGAGACACGTGACGCTGGGAGCAGACGACCTTCTACCTCTTCTTGTTTGGGTCCTGGTCCGTGGCAAAGTCGTAGATGCCGAAGTGGAAGCAGAGTACATGTGGGGTCTGCTTCATCCTTCTCTTCTCACTGGCGAAGGAGGATACTATCTGACGACGCTGTCCAGCGCGGTGCACGTGTTGAAGACGTTCAAGTCTAGCCAGGGAACTATGTCTACCTTAAAT GGCTGTGGAACACCGGACTGTTCATCCGTACTACGAATCTTAGTGCCAGATGAACTACACGGATCCTTGAACACCAGAACCCTTCCTGTACGGCCCAACATGAACACCAGAGAGATTTGTCGTATCCTCGCGCATAAAATAAGGTGTACCAACCCCCAGGACTACGGGCTGTTCAAGTTGGTCCAAGGAGAAG AAACTCTACTTGGTGACCACGAGTGCCCCCAAGAGCTCTCTCACTGCCTTTTCGCGTACAAGCGAATCGACGCCAAGATTGCCTGGCCAAGAACCAGTTCTTAA